In Nicotiana tabacum cultivar K326 chromosome 11, ASM71507v2, whole genome shotgun sequence, a single window of DNA contains:
- the LOC107809320 gene encoding uncharacterized protein LOC107809320, whose product MDALRELPGYTKMMKDLMSQKFDFQDLSTVTLTRTCSAVVTRPMAQKLSDPGSFTIPCTIKSYAFAKALSDLGASINLMPLAIYTKLGIGRARPTSMLMQLADRTVKRLTGILDDVLVPVGKFVFLADFVILDCQVDEEIPIILGRPFLATGRD is encoded by the coding sequence ATGGATGCTTTGAGGGAATTACCAGGCTatacaaaaatgatgaaggatctGATGtctcaaaaatttgactttcaggACCTGTCTACTGTAACTCTGACTCGGACATGTAGCGCGGTAGTGACAAGACCTATGGCTCAAAAATTGTCTGATCCCGGTAGTTTCACTATCCCATGCACAATTAAAagttatgcttttgctaaagcattaTCTGACTTGGGAGccagtatcaacttgatgcctttGGCAATCTACACAAAACTAggcattggcagagctagaccgACCTCAATGTTGATGCAACTGGCTGATCGCACAGTCAAAAGACTGACTGGAATTCTAGATGATGTGCTTGTCCCAGTGGGGAAGTTTGTATTTCTTGCTGACTTCGTTATTCTTGACTGTCAAGTGGATGAAGAAATACCAATAATTTTGGGGAGGCCGTTCTTAGCCACCGGGAGAGATTGA